One region of Salvia miltiorrhiza cultivar Shanhuang (shh) chromosome 3, IMPLAD_Smil_shh, whole genome shotgun sequence genomic DNA includes:
- the LOC131015573 gene encoding hydroxyproline O-galactosyltransferase HPGT3-like isoform X1: MEGSLPVTNGKAERRSKSKTAHSTSKSSLLMGFLSCLAWLYVAGRLWQDAQNRTLLAGLLKKNSGQRPKVLTMEDKLTVLGCKGLERRIADAEMELTLAKSQGYLKNQLQQSGASSGKKLLAVIGVYTGFGGRLRRNIIRGSWMSRADSLKNLEERGIVARFVIGRSPNRGDSLDRSIAEENRVKEDFLILDHHEEAQEEMPKKVKFFFSAAVQMWDADFYIKVDDNVDLNFDGLNELLRSHRDKESAYIGCMKSGDVVVEEGKTWYEPEWWKFGDQKSYFRHAAGSIFVLSKNLAQYVHINSASLKAYAHDDVSVGSWMMGVNTTYIDDTRLCCSYSGQDKFCSLG; the protein is encoded by the exons ATGGAGGGCAGTTTACCAGTTACAAATGGGAAAGCAGAGAGGCGATCGAAatcgaagacggctcacagcaCCTCCAAATCTTCTCTTCTGATGGGTTTTCTCTCTTGCCTTGCGTGGCTCTACGTCGCCGGCCG ATTGTGGCAAGATGCACAGAACCGGACTTTGCTTGCTGGTTTATTGAAGAAGAATTCTGGTCAG CGGCCTAAGGTGCTTACCATGGAAGACAAACTGACGGTCCTTGGATGCAA GGGGTTGGAGAGGAGGATAGCCGATGCTGAGATGGAATTGACATTAGCAAAGAGCCAAGGATATCTAAAGAACCAGCTGCAGCAAAGTGGAGCTTCTTCTGGTAAAAAGTTACTTGCTGTTATTGGAGTTTATACTGGTTTTGGTGGCCGGTTGCGACGCAACATCATCAGGGGGTCTTGGATGTCACGGG CTGATTCTCTAAAGAATCTGGAAGAAAGAGGAATCGTTGCGCGATTTGTGATTGGAAGGAG CCCAAACCGCGGTGATAGCTTGGACCGCAGTATTGCAGAGGAAAATCGTGTAAAGGAAGACTTTCTGATACTT GATCATCACGAGGAGGCCCAGGAAGAAATGCCCAAGAAAGTGAAATTCTTCTTCAGTGCAGCAGTCCAGATGTGGGATGCAGACTTTTACATAAAAGTTGACGACAACGTTGATCTCAATTTCG ATGGTCTTAATGAACTTCTCCGAAGCCATCGTGATAAAGAAAGTGCTTATATTGGTTGCATGAAGTCTGGAGACGTCGTAGTGGAAGA GGGGAAGACGTGGTACGAACCCGAATGGTGGAAATTTGGTGATCAGAAATC ATACTTCCGCCACGCAGCTGGTTCTATCTTCGTGCTCTCGAAAAATTTGGCGCAGTACGTGCATATTAACAG TGCATCCTTGAAGGCCTATGCTCACGACGATGTTTCAGTGGGGTCGTGGATGATGGGTGTTAACACGACGTACATAGATGACACCCGCCTGTGCTGTAGCTACTCGGGGCAAG ACAAGTTCTGCTCCTTGGGTTGA
- the LOC131015574 gene encoding ER membrane protein complex subunit 7 homolog has translation MAARYLLVSLSLILLLLPSAFGISNRNSEGYSINGKVRFPGFSTTGFGLPAKVSNIKIILNGGEKVTFVRPDGYFSFHNVPAGTHLIEVAAVGYFFSPVRVDVSARHAGKVQAALTENRRSLSELILEPMVEEQYFEIREPFNILSVLKSPMGLMIGFMVIVMFLMPKLVDPEELKRAQEEMGSQGGVPSLANLLSGAQRT, from the exons ATGGCAGCTCGTTACCTTTTGGTGTCTCTCTCTCTGATCTTACTTCTTCTGCCGTCGGCATTCGGGATCTCCAATAG gaATTCTGAGGGCTATAGTATAAATGGTAAAGTTCGATTTCCAG GATTCAGTACGACAGGATTTGGTCTCCCCGCCAAGGTTTCAAATATCAAGATTATACTTAATGGTGGTGAAAAAGTTACCTTTGTGAGGCCTGATGGATATTTTTCATT TCATAACGTGCCAGCAGGAACTCATCTTATTGAAGTGGCCGCCGTTGGCTACTTCTTCTCTCCT GTCCGGGTTGATGTCAGCGCCAGACATGCTGGTAAGGTCCAGGCAGCTCTTACAGAGAACAGGAGATCGTTGAGTGAGCTGATCTTGGAGCCTATGGTAGAGGAACAGTACTTTGAG ATAAGAGAGCCATTCAACATACTGTCCGTGCTGAAAAGCCCAATGGGTCTGATGATTGGATTTATGGTGATTGTGATGTTTTTGATGCCCAAACTAGTGG ATCCAGAAGAGTTGAAACGAGCTCAAGAGGAAATGGGAAGCCAAGGCGGTGTTCCATCTCTTGCAAACTTGCTATCTGGAGCACAGAGGACGTAA
- the LOC131015573 gene encoding hydroxyproline O-galactosyltransferase HPGT3-like isoform X2, whose translation MEDKLTVLGCKGLERRIADAEMELTLAKSQGYLKNQLQQSGASSGKKLLAVIGVYTGFGGRLRRNIIRGSWMSRADSLKNLEERGIVARFVIGRSPNRGDSLDRSIAEENRVKEDFLILDHHEEAQEEMPKKVKFFFSAAVQMWDADFYIKVDDNVDLNFDGLNELLRSHRDKESAYIGCMKSGDVVVEEGKTWYEPEWWKFGDQKSYFRHAAGSIFVLSKNLAQYVHINSASLKAYAHDDVSVGSWMMGVNTTYIDDTRLCCSYSGQDKFCSLG comes from the exons ATGGAAGACAAACTGACGGTCCTTGGATGCAA GGGGTTGGAGAGGAGGATAGCCGATGCTGAGATGGAATTGACATTAGCAAAGAGCCAAGGATATCTAAAGAACCAGCTGCAGCAAAGTGGAGCTTCTTCTGGTAAAAAGTTACTTGCTGTTATTGGAGTTTATACTGGTTTTGGTGGCCGGTTGCGACGCAACATCATCAGGGGGTCTTGGATGTCACGGG CTGATTCTCTAAAGAATCTGGAAGAAAGAGGAATCGTTGCGCGATTTGTGATTGGAAGGAG CCCAAACCGCGGTGATAGCTTGGACCGCAGTATTGCAGAGGAAAATCGTGTAAAGGAAGACTTTCTGATACTT GATCATCACGAGGAGGCCCAGGAAGAAATGCCCAAGAAAGTGAAATTCTTCTTCAGTGCAGCAGTCCAGATGTGGGATGCAGACTTTTACATAAAAGTTGACGACAACGTTGATCTCAATTTCG ATGGTCTTAATGAACTTCTCCGAAGCCATCGTGATAAAGAAAGTGCTTATATTGGTTGCATGAAGTCTGGAGACGTCGTAGTGGAAGA GGGGAAGACGTGGTACGAACCCGAATGGTGGAAATTTGGTGATCAGAAATC ATACTTCCGCCACGCAGCTGGTTCTATCTTCGTGCTCTCGAAAAATTTGGCGCAGTACGTGCATATTAACAG TGCATCCTTGAAGGCCTATGCTCACGACGATGTTTCAGTGGGGTCGTGGATGATGGGTGTTAACACGACGTACATAGATGACACCCGCCTGTGCTGTAGCTACTCGGGGCAAG ACAAGTTCTGCTCCTTGGGTTGA
- the LOC131015566 gene encoding LOW QUALITY PROTEIN: cysteine--tRNA ligase, chloroplastic/mitochondrial-like (The sequence of the model RefSeq protein was modified relative to this genomic sequence to represent the inferred CDS: deleted 3 bases in 3 codons), whose amino-acid sequence MATILRWYKPLFPLRHRKPLAFASKSFHWKSKFRLRSTINCSYNKYQSLNTCCEEKIDNKNRDGNSREAKKEVWLYNTMSKQRELFKPKVEGRVGMYVCGVTAYDLSHIGHARVYVAFDVLYRYLKHLGYEVNYVRNFTDVDDKIIARANELGEDPISLSRRYCEEFHHDMACLNCLPPSVEPRVSDHIPQIIAMIRQILDNECAYAIDGDVYFSIDKFPEYGRLSGRKLEDNRAGQRVAVDSRKRNTADFALWKAAKEGEPFWESPWGPGRPGWHIECSAMSAAYLGYSFDIHGGGMDLIFPHHENEIAQSCAACRESSVSYWIHNGFVTIDSEKMSKSLGNFFTIRQVLELYHPLALRLFLMGTHYRSSINYSDLLLESASDRVFYIYQTLHDCVSITAQHEEADLKDSIPSEIATCINKFQDECSISMTDDLHTSVALAAISEPLKTMNDLLHTRKGKKQQLRIESLAALEKTVRDILAILGLLPDSYSEALEQLKDYALRRAKLTEDHVLHKIEERNAARENKEYEKSDAIRKELASAGIALMDSPEGTTWRPAMPLALQDQ is encoded by the exons atgGCGACGATACTGAGATGGTACAAACCCTTGTTTCCGCTCCGCCACCGCAAACCTCTGGCATTCGCGTCGAAATCTTTCCATTGGAAGAGCAAATTCCGCCTTCGCAGCACAATCAATTGCAGCTACAACAAGTATCAATCCTTGAATACCTGCTGTGAGGAAAAAATCGATAACAAAAATCGCGATGGTAACTCGCGGGAAGCGAAGAAAGAAGTCTGGCTGTACAATACGATGAGCAAGCAACGAGAGCTGTTTAAGCCCAAGGTGGAAGGCAGAGTAGGAATGTACGTTTGCGGCGTCACCGCCTATGATCTCAGCCACATTGGCCATGCCCGCGTTTACGTTGCTTTTGATGTGCTCTACAG ATACCTTAAGCACTTGGGCTATGAGGTTAACTACGTCCGCAATTTCACTGATGTTGATGACAAG ATTATTGCCAGAGCAAATGAATTGGGTGAAGATCCAATTAGTTTGAGCAGAAGATACTGTGAGGAATTTCATCATGACATGGCATGCCTGAACTGCCTTCCTCCTTCAGTGGAACCTCGCGTCTCTGATCACATACCGCAGATTATTGCTATGATTAGACAG ATACTGGATAATGAATGTGCATACGCAATTGATGGCGACGTGTACTTCTCCATAGACAAATTCCCTGAGTATGGTCGATTATCTGGACGTAAATTGGAAGATAACAGGGCTGGACAACGTGTTGCTGTGGACTCTAGGAAGAGAAACACAGCTGACTTTGCATTATGGAAG GCAGCAAAGGAGGGAGAACCTTTCTGGGAGAGTCCATGGGGTCCTGGAAGGCCGGGATGGCATATCGAGTGCAGTGCTATGAGTGCTGCTTATTTAGGTTATTCTTTCGACATACATGGTGGTGGAATGGATCTTATTTTTCCTCATCACGAGAATGAGATTGCACAAAGCTGTGCTGCCTGCCGTGAAAGCAGTGTAAGCTATTGGATCCATAATGGATTTGTGACCATCGATTCTGAGAAGATGTCGAAATCTCTTGGCAACTTTTTCACCATTAGACAG GTACTAGAACTTTATCATCCACTCGCTCTGAGGCTTTTCCTTATGGGAACTCACTATCGTTCC TCTATTAATTACTCGGATCTACTGCTTGAAAGTGCATCAGACCGTGTTTTCTATATCTATCAG ACATTACATGATTGTGTGAGTATCACGGCCCAGCACGAAGAGGCTGATCTGAAGGATTCAATTCCATCAGAAATTGCAACGTGCATCAACAAATTT CAGGACGAGTGTTCGATATCAATGACAGATGATCTACATACTTCTGTGGCTTTAGCTGCAATCTCCGAACCATTGAAAACCATGAATGATCTTTTACATACCCGAAAG GGAAAGAAGCAACAACTGAGAATTGAGTCACTTGCTGCTTTGGAAAAGACGGTTAGAGATATTCTTGCTATTTTGGGGCTTTTGCCA GATAGTTATTCTGag GCATTGGAGCAGCTGAAGGATTACGCTCTGAGGCGTGCAAAGTTGACAGAAGATCATGTTTTGCAcaagattgaagaaagaaatgcTGCAagagaaaataaagaatatGAAAAATCGGATGCAATTCGAAAAGAATTGGCAAGTGCAGGCATTGCACTCATGGACAGCCCAGAAGGCACAACTTGGAGACCAGCTATGCCTCTGGCATTGCAAGACCAATAG